AATTCCTTCTTTCCACACAGAACTCTGACACACTAACTCTTGTGGGGACATAAGGGTTGAAATGATCCCTTACTCTAGGTCTCCATCTGCGACTTCCTATAATTCTCTATATCTTCCGCTGCTGAATCTGGAAGAAAAAATGGATTCTGAAAAAAGCTTGTATTTTTTTACGGATACATGAAAAGAGAAAGAAACTTGATGTACGACATGATCACAGGCCGATGATGCCAGGATGACAAGgaagaagaaaaagggggagaaaagagggggaggggtgggtgaACAGAAGACTTACTAAGAGTCTTTGCTCCCTGGGCAGAAGGGACGTTAGGCCCTGATTTGGCCGTCTGCCGTTTGGTCGGGTCAATACTGACCCTGAAGGGAGGAAGAGCAGTGAAAAGGTCCAAGGTTAAAGGGCACAGAAAGGTCAGGGAAACATTGGCACACAGCAGTACAATAGTGAGGAGAAGAGTGAAGGGAGGGAACAGAGAGCAAAGCGCATTGCCTACTACTGAGACAAGAGACTTCCTTCCCTATACTTAAACCAATCGTTTCCAAGATGTTACTCTGTGCAGAAATAAGAATCAACAGAGAAATGAAATGAGTGACAAGGACCTGGCGAATGAAGAAATATGGAAGGGTTGCAAAAGGTGACCACTTCCCGAGATGTAGAACTCCTGGTAGCCACTAGATGTCAGTGTGTCACTTAATCAATATTATAAATTGAAGTTCCCAAAGCCTTATAAACATTCATTCTTATCTTTACACTCTATATCCTGCATCGCCACATCACAAAGTCGATCACATTCCTACCAGCCAGCAAAGTTATTATCGGGAGCATTGGTCACAACTAATAAGATACAGCAAAATCCAAATATGGACATAGATAAAGACAAGTTAGAATAGACAAATAGAATCTGTCTACCTTTCAAGCACAGACCTGTCtacataaaaaaaacacaaacttACCTGGAACAACAGCTCAATACAGATTAATCATTACTTTGTGAAAAACAAATCCGAATCAACAGGACTGTCCCCACCGCATGCATTGGAAATTGATTAGTGTCAAGCTTTCTGTTGGCTGTTGATGGATTTTTTAACTGACCGATCGAGAGGGTAACACTGCCCTTACAATCTAACCCATCGTTAACTCCAGAAGCCTAAGGCCAATCACTGTCACAAAACAGAGGTTCTAAGCAGTATGTCAGCTCCAGCTTGTCCTAGTACTGGTTTTAGTTGATTAATTGCACACACTGAAGGTAATAGGGGGTCCTACCTTTTCGTAAACCCAaatgaaatgtttctacaacagaatcagcaaacacacagaaacagtgaAATGAGGCAAGAAACTGAAAGAAGATGATTGGTTGAAACTTGAAATGAGTGAACAGAAACAGGGTGGTTGGAATCAATGGCGAGGAGGAGAAGGTTCAAATGACAGATGTTGATTTCTATTCCTCATGTCAGGTTAGTCTCGGGACAACCCCGAATTGTTGACAGTAGCCTGGCTGCCTGTCTGAGATGTGTTCAATCTACTCCGTCTGGACAAAAATTCAAGTGGGTTTTCCCTGCTGGTTTACACTTGAGGTATGTTTAATTTGATGTCTTTctcagactggcactcaggctacgtTATCAGTGCTTCTGGAACAATCTATTGTTAGTAGGACTGTGGATGTTCCACTCAATGTGACTCATGATACTAAAAAGCACACCTTTCAAAGCCCACTCAGAAGGATTAAAAACTAACCATATAACTAGATATAGTCATAGTATATTTTAGGGGCTTGGACTCATAGTTGAATTGAGTGGCATGGAGCTGTAGTCCCTGACACCTACCTGCGTGTGAGTTTGGAGGTGAGTTTGGAGAAGAGGTTACTGGAGCCGCGGCTGCGGGTCTGGGAAAGGGGCGCTGTGTCTTGGGACAGGGTGGGTGAGGCTGGGGGCCCGTTGTAGGTGGCCGTGCGGCGCTCCTTCAGCTGACCACTGTGGAAGGTGCTACGGCTCGCCGTGCCTCGTGGGAAACGTAGTCTGTCTGGCGTGGTGGCGCTGGTAATGCTGTGGGTGGATGCCACGGGGTTCCGCTGGCCAGGAGACACGGCCACACTGCAGGGAGGACGGAGGGAAGAGATCAGACGGAGAAGAAAGACAAACACCTGGCTGTACATGCCAGTTCTATACATAGAATCACCAGCTGGGCCATTATCATATCAACAGAACCTTACCTTCAAGTCCTAAATTCTAAAATGACATCTGATCTGTGTCAATAAtgttaatttagagttattctagtagttcactatagtgTGAtattgttgaagtgagttggagTCCTAATATCCAGATCGAATATTGTTTGGTGAAACATGGAGTGAATAATACAGGTTTGGATAGTCAAGCCAGAGGTAGGTAGTAGAGCTGCCAGTGCTAGACCAGGACCAGACCAGGGATCACAGGTCCAAGCAGATGATGAAGGAACAATCGGGGAACAGAGGAGTGTGTATAATAAAGGGTGGGGCGGTCTCATAcaagaggttagagagagggagagatgacatCATCACAACGGTTAGAGATGGAGTCCATGAAAGGGATGCATGTGGGAGCCTTGTCATGGGTTAGAGAGGGcctgagacagtgagacaggtctACTCATGGGAGGGTGAGAGGTCAGAAGTCCAGAGTGCAGTGGGAGTGGGGCAGTGTGGCCCAGTCTGAGGGGAAGGCAGACAGGGGGTCAGAGGCCTGGTTCATCAGCTGGACCGAGGTGGACGAGCCAGTCAACACGGGGGCAAAGCCAGAGGACGAGCCAGTCAACACGGGGGCAAAGCCAGAGGACGAGCCAGTCAACACGGGGGCAAAGCCAGAGGACGAGCCAGTCAACACGGGGGCAAAGCCAGAGGACGAGCCAGTCAACACGGGGGCAAAGCCAGAGGACGAGCCAGTCAACACAGGGGCAAAGCCAGAGGACGAGCCAGTCAACACGGAGGCAAAGCCAGAGGACGAGCCAGTCAACACGGGGGCAAAGCCAGAGGACGAGCCAGTCAACACGGGGGCAAAGCCAGAGGACGAGCCAGTCAACACGGGGGCAAAGCCAGAGGACGAGCTAGTCAACACGGGGGCAAAGCCAGAGGACGAGTCAGTCAACACGGGGGCAAagccagaggacggagggaggaagTAGAGAAGCGGTGGTGAGGAAGTAGAGAAGCGGTGGTGAGGAAGTAGAGAAGCGGTGGTGAGGAAGTAGAGAAGCGGTGGTGAGGAAGTAGAGAAGCATTGGTGAGGAAGTAGAGAAGCATTGGTGAGGAAGTAGAGAAGCGGTGGTGAGGAAGTAGAGAAGCGATGGGGGGAAGTAGAGAAGCAATGGGGGGAAGTAGAGAAGCGATGGGGGGAAGTAGAGAAGCGGTGGTGAGGAAGTAGAGAAGCGGTGGTGAGGAAGTAGAGAAGCGGTGGTGAGGAAGTAGAGAAGCGGTGGTGAGGAAGTAGAGAAGCGGTGGTGAGGAAGTAGAGAAGCGGTGGTGAGGAAGTAGAGAAGCATTGGTGAGGAAGTAGAGAAGCATTGGTGAGGAAGTAGAGAAGCGATGGGGGGAAGTAGAGAAGTGGTGGTGAGGAAGTAGAGAAGCGGTGGTGAGGAAGTAGAGAAGCGATGGGGGAAGTAGAGAAGCGATGGGGGGAAGTAGAGAAGCGATGGGGGAAGTAGAGAAGCGATGGGGGAAGTAGAGAAGCGATGGGGGAAGTAGAGAAGCGATGGGGGAAGTAGAGAAGCGATGGGGGGAAGTAGAGAAGCGATGGGGGAAGTAGAGAAGCGATGGGGGGAAGTAGAGAAGCGATGGGGGCGAagtagagaagaggtggggggaAGTAGAAGAAGAGCACAACATTGAGGATATTTCTCCCCTGAAGGCCTGGTCTTGTTTTTCTTCAATAACTTCTCTCAATTTTAACATTATTGATACACATTGTTCTCTCCTCTGTGCCCCTGGGGGGAGGAACAGTGAAGGTGCTGTGTTGAATGCTGATTCCATGTGGAAAACACAGGGAACACAGTAAAATTCTAGCCTGTTCCTTACCTGTTCTCCTTCCCATTgggaatgacagagagacagtccataGCGTTCCTGTCGCTGCACACATACGTGTTTCTCCTCGTCATCCCGTCAGATCCAGTGTTATTCTGCAGGGTGGAACAGAAACTCTGAAATCACAAATCATCAAATCGGAATGGAGGATTCATCCCCACTTCAACTGTAAGAATATGTTATACAATTGATAATGGGATGGAATAGCAGACACTCACGTTGGGAACAGTGGTAACCCCCTTCCTGCCATTGGGAATATCAGCGTTGTTTGGGTTGTTGGCGTTCCCCATCAAGGGGCTGGGTGGGGGGACACAGCGCCCCCCGGGGACACTGCGCCCTCCCTCCTCTTTGATGTTGTTTTCGGCCGTGCTGGTCTGACTCCTCTTAGGGTGTCCTGAACCTGGGGGAacattctgacccactggagaagagagagaaaacgaggaAGAGAGGAAATGGTAGAGCTGAAACGCATTTGTCAAAGATGAGAATTCCCTCTAAATGGTTGTTAATGACTGACTGATAAAGTGTCTCACCCTGATCACTGTAGCGTCTCTGTTTCTGGTTGGAGGAGGCGCTCCGCTGGACTTTGAGGTGTGAGGGGGACTGGCCATTGAGCTCGCTGGTGGGCCTGGGTTTAGCCAGGGACAGGTTGCTGCTGGAGGTTGAAACACTGGGCTCCAGCTAGGtcaaaggttacacacacacacattaaaaaaaTTGGACACTAATGGATATACTAAGCACTAGACCACAACTATCCATAGTGTTGCTCTGACCTCAGAAGACTTCCTCCCCAGCAGTAGGTAGGTGGCAGTGATCTCATCATACTTCATCTTGGCCAGAGACTCCTGGATCTCCTCTGGAGAGAAGCCCATCCCCACCATTACATCTGGAACAGTACAGAGACATGAGTTCACATATACAGCCCTGGCCTCCACAAGCATTGTCAACAACTGTCTTATTTTAAGGGACCTATCATTTAAATGAATTGACCCCCAATCCTGCAGCCCAAAATGGCTGCCATAATACCAGAAAGGTTTTTATTCGCCAGTATCAGCAACCAATCGCAGCCCACATCCTTAGTGTGTTCTACATAGATATAAACAACTCATAAGCAATTATGCACACTTGCTCCTTTTTCACCATGACGACAAGAGATCTTTCACCACTTAATAAATGTAGCAGCAACCTCATCATGCGAGTGAGTCATTGCATTCTAGCTCAGGTGTCATCACCcggcccccctcctccctctcaccccatCCGTCAGCAGAGGAGGACAGGTGATGCAAGCAGCACAGCGGGGGTGGAAGTGATTGGTTGGGAGGCAGAGGAAGATGGGGAGTGATTACACCCCCACTGCGCTACTTGCATCACATTGAGAGGAGCATGCCAGGTGGGGAAGCTCCCGGAGTGGCAGTTACACCATATATcagctccctctatccatctccccgcTATACAGAGCTCCACAATCAATGTGTTCAGGCAGATCAggcatcaccaaacccactgaggAGTCAGTGCTTCTCCACTGGGTGAACGAGATGGGGAACGCCCTGAAACGTGATCTCtctacactagactacagagcCCTCAGTGAAACATGTGCTCTCcatttcatctctccctcccgcccgctctctctctgtgctaggTGACTGGCGGCTCCCTCTAACCAACGTGATCTGACACAGATCCCAGCTGCTGTTATGCAATACCCCCACACTCCAGAGGACATCTTTCAGCAtgtacaccctctctccccctccctctaccccttagTGCTTTTATCCAGGCCAAGATGTggagtttctctctgtctcatgtctcttcctctgaGGCTCCTGCAGAAGTTGTTTTTATGCTGCGTTTTATCTTTTCCTTTTGAAAACTGTAAAGTGCTTAAATACTGAGAGCGATTATGTTGCAGTGCTGCTGCCTACACACGTTAGAGTTCGTGAAGCTCAAAAACAAGAGTAGTTTTCTCCTCTTAGTACCTATTCTCTTCTGATCTGCGATGTCCTGTTCTGGTTCTACGAAAGGCTTGAGCTCGTCCTCCTCCGATCCCGCATTGATCCAGCGGTCTTTCATGATTTgctgaaataaaatgtttttaaaaaagagTCCTCATAGAACAGGGTCCTTTTACTACATGGTCCTATCCTCATGATCACAGGGTAGGTGGGGGGTTTATTTTCTTAAATCCACTTAAAGGTTCACTTATTTCACCTCATTGCACTCAAAAACAAATTGAATTGTGAAAATAAGAATTGGAAAAGAGATTTTGATTTGAATCAATGCTACACTGTTTGAAAGCTGAATCGTCATTTAAAGTCAGTCTAATCTAATTCTCAAACCAACTCACCAATCAATTGGGCGGTCGTGTACAATGGGTTTACAAGATAATGATAATAGAAAATGTTCAACCACGAGGCCGATATCTGTTCTAAATGACATATTTCAATGCAGGACTGTATGTAATCTGAACTTCTAGTGTGAAGAGGGATGAGGATGGATATGAGCACACAATGTGAACATACAGAAACCAAGACAACTATGTGCTGTGCCTGCATTTCGCTCTGCCTAAAACTCAGAAAACAAGAAAGATCATGAATTATGTATTGTGccaacagaggagagaaagagaatggagaatatataatcAGTACAAAAAGAGAGCAGTGTGATGAGTGTCGAGCAGATGCCGGCCCAAGGAatggagaggtggatggatggacagatggcAGGCAGGCGGATGGACAGATGGCAGGCAGGCGGATGGACAGATGGCAGGCAGGCGGATGGAGAGATGGCAGGCAGGCGGATGGAGAGATGGCAGGCAGGCGGATGGAGAGATGGCAGGCAGGCGGATGGACAGATGGCAGGCAGGCGGATGGACAGATGGCAGGCAGGCGGATGGAGAGATGGCAGGCAGGCGGATGGACAGATGGCAGGCAGGCGGATGGACAGATGGCAGGCAGGCGGATGGAGAGATGGCAGGCAGGCGGATGGAGAGATGGCAGGCAGGCGGATCGACAGATGGCAGGCAGGCGGATGGAgagatggcaggcaggcagatggAGAGATGGCAGGCAGGCGGATGGAGAGATGGCAGGCAGGCGGATGGAGAGATGGCAGGCAGGCCGATGGAGAGATGGCAGGCAGGCCGATGGAGAGATGGCAGGCAGGCCGATGGAGAGATGGCAGGCAGGCCGATGGAGAGATGGCAGGCAGGCGGATGGAGAGATGGCAGGCAGGCGGATGGAGAGATGGCAGGCAGGCGGATGGAGAGATGGCAGGCAGGCGGATGGAGAGATGGCAGGCAGGCGGATGGAGAGATGGCAGGCAGGCGGATCGACAGATGGCAGGCAGGCGAATCGACAGATggcagatggatggagagaataaAGTGTTGAATATTTACATTTTCGCTGTCCTCCCTCACCTCGAGAGTCCCCCGCTTGGCCGGGTTGAGCACCAGGAAGCGCTTGAGGAGGTTCTCGCAGTCTGTGGACATGTAGAAGGGGATACGATATTTCCCCCTCAGAACCCTCTCCCTAAGCTCCtacagagagacggacagggagaaagagtgagtgaggaCATCTTATCTCAAGTTTTACCCCTGTTTCACTGACTATGAATCTCCCACAGACAAATGAACTGAGTATGGAAGTATTTCTATGAGTCTTACTACATACCTTAAGGTTCTGCCCGTCGAAGGGCAGAGAGCCGCTGACCAGTGTGTAGAGGATGACCCCCAGGCTCCAGACGTCCACCTCGGGCCCATCGTACTTCTTCCCCTGAAACAGCTCCGGGGCGGCGTAGGGTGGGGAGCCACAGAACGTGTCCAGCTTGTTCCCCATGGTGAACTCATTACTAAAGCCAAAGTCCGCTATCTTAATGTTCATGTCTGCATCCAGCAGCAGGTTCTCTGCCTAGAGACACAGGAGGGGAATTGGAGAAGAATGGGGTGATGAGGTGAGAGATGGCTGGGACATCAGATTGAAAGACAGAGGTAACAGACTACTTAGGACACAGGTAAAAGCATAACACATTTGAATAACCCACAAAGATCCATGCTGACAGAGTTCCAATCAGAGGTAGAGATGTCAAAGGCACAACAAATATCTACTGATCCCTCCACAGAAAAACCCCTCACAAAACAAAGTGCTCTACAAGTCAAAGTTAGTGTCAAACACACAGGGGGAGACAGCTGCTCTCTGCTCTTACATCTCAGTCCTCATGGATCATTCATGAAGCTCTACAGAGTAAACACTGTATGGACACGCTGCTGATGGAAAGGAGATGGGAGCTCTGAACAGAGTAACTCCCACTGAGGTCGACCACCTCACGCTAACCGAGATAAAAATACAGGAGCATCAATATTCATTCTACATGTGGCAGCATATCAGAAGCTGGCTAAATGGAATGGCATTTTAAGTGAGTATGTGGTGCAATGGAGAA
Above is a genomic segment from Oncorhynchus gorbuscha isolate QuinsamMale2020 ecotype Even-year linkage group LG10, OgorEven_v1.0, whole genome shotgun sequence containing:
- the LOC124046541 gene encoding MAP/microtubule affinity-regulating kinase 3-like isoform X2, producing the protein MSTKTPLPTVNEKETESHTSHSNGRQEVTARSVRSGVRTRNSGADEQPHVGNYRLLKTIGKGNFAKVKLARHILTGREVAIKIIDKTQLNPNSLQKLFREVRIMKILNHPNIVKLFEVIETERTLYLVMEYASGGEVFDYLVAHGRMKEKEARAKFRQIVSAVQYCHQKHIVHRDLKAENLLLDADMNIKIADFGFSNEFTMGNKLDTFCGSPPYAAPELFQGKKYDGPEVDVWSLGVILYTLVSGSLPFDGQNLKELRERVLRGKYRIPFYMSTDCENLLKRFLVLNPAKRGTLEQIMKDRWINAGSEEDELKPFVEPEQDIADQKRIDVMVGMGFSPEEIQESLAKMKYDEITATYLLLGRKSSELEPSVSTSSSNLSLAKPRPTSELNGQSPSHLKVQRSASSNQKQRRYSDQVGQNVPPGSGHPKRSQTSTAENNIKEEGGRSVPGGRCVPPPSPLMGNANNPNNADIPNGRKGVTTVPNSFCSTLQNNTGSDGMTRRNTYVCSDRNAMDCLSVIPNGKENSVAVSPGQRNPVASTHSITSATTPDRLRFPRGTASRSTFHSGQLKERRTATYNGPPASPTLSQDTAPLSQTRSRGSSNLFSKLTSKLTRRVSTEFERNGRFESSSRHVPGDQKGESKDSEPRSLRFTWSMRTTSSMEPCDIMREIRKVLEANNCDYEQQECFLLLCVHGDAQNLVQWVMEVCKLPRLSLNGVRFKRISGSSIAFKNIASKVANELKL
- the LOC124046541 gene encoding MAP/microtubule affinity-regulating kinase 3-like isoform X6: MSTKTPLPTVNEKETESHTSHSNGRQEVTARSVRSGVRTRNSGADEQPHVGNYRLLKTIGKGNFAKVKLARHILTGREVAIKIIDKTQLNPNSLQKLFREVRIMKILNHPNIVKLFEVIETERTLYLVMEYASGGEVFDYLVAHGRMKEKEARAKFRQIVSAVQYCHQKHIVHRDLKAENLLLDADMNIKIADFGFSNEFTMGNKLDTFCGSPPYAAPELFQGKKYDGPEVDVWSLGVILYTLVSGSLPFDGQNLKELRERVLRGKYRIPFYMSTDCENLLKRFLVLNPAKRGTLEVREDSENQIMKDRWINAGSEEDELKPFVEPEQDIADQKRIDVMVGMGFSPEEIQESLAKMKYDEITATYLLLGRKSSELEPSVSTSSSNLSLAKPRPTSELNGQSPSHLKVQRSASSNQKQRRYSDQVGQNVPPGSGHPKRSQTSTAENNIKEEGGRSVPGGRCVPPPSPLMGNANNPNNADIPNGRKGVTTVPNNNTGSDGMTRRNTYVCSDRNAMDCLSVIPNGKENSVAVSPGQRNPVASTHSITSATTPDRLRFPRGTASRSTFHSGQLKERRTATYNGPPASPTLSQDTAPLSQTRSRGSSNLFSKLTSKLTRSRHVPGDQKGESKDSEPRSLRFTWSMRTTSSMEPCDIMREIRKVLEANNCDYEQQECFLLLCVHGDAQNLVQWVMEVCKLPRLSLNGVRFKRISGSSIAFKNIASKVANELKL
- the LOC124046541 gene encoding MAP/microtubule affinity-regulating kinase 3-like isoform X3, which translates into the protein MSTKTPLPTVNEKETESHTSHSNGRQEVTARSVRSGVRTRNSGADEQPHVGNYRLLKTIGKGNFAKVKLARHILTGREVAIKIIDKTQLNPNSLQKLFREVRIMKILNHPNIVKLFEVIETERTLYLVMEYASGGEVFDYLVAHGRMKEKEARAKFRQIVSAVQYCHQKHIVHRDLKAENLLLDADMNIKIADFGFSNEFTMGNKLDTFCGSPPYAAPELFQGKKYDGPEVDVWSLGVILYTLVSGSLPFDGQNLKELRERVLRGKYRIPFYMSTDCENLLKRFLVLNPAKRGTLEVREDSENQIMKDRWINAGSEEDELKPFVEPEQDIADQKRIDVMVGMGFSPEEIQESLAKMKYDEITATYLLLGRKSSELEPSVSTSSSNLSLAKPRPTSELNGQSPSHLKVQRSASSNQKQRRYSDQVGQNVPPGSGHPKRSQTSTAENNIKEEGGRSVPGGRCVPPPSPLMGNANNPNNADIPNGRKGVTTVPNNNTGSDGMTRRNTYVCSDRNAMDCLSVIPNGKENSVAVSPGQRNPVASTHSITSATTPDRLRFPRGTASRSTFHSGQLKERRTATYNGPPASPTLSQDTAPLSQTRSRGSSNLFSKLTSKLTRRVSTEFERNGRFESSSRHVPGDQKGESKDSEPRSLRFTWSMRTTSSMEPCDIMREIRKVLEANNCDYEQQECFLLLCVHGDAQNLVQWVMEVCKLPRLSLNGVRFKRISGSSIAFKNIASKVANELKL
- the LOC124046541 gene encoding MAP/microtubule affinity-regulating kinase 3-like isoform X7, with the protein product MSTKTPLPTVNEKETESHTSHSNGRQEVTARSVRSGVRTRNSGADEQPHVGNYRLLKTIGKGNFAKVKLARHILTGREVAIKIIDKTQLNPNSLQKLFREVRIMKILNHPNIVKLFEVIETERTLYLVMEYASGGEVFDYLVAHGRMKEKEARAKFRQIVSAVQYCHQKHIVHRDLKAENLLLDADMNIKIADFGFSNEFTMGNKLDTFCGSPPYAAPELFQGKKYDGPEVDVWSLGVILYTLVSGSLPFDGQNLKELRERVLRGKYRIPFYMSTDCENLLKRFLVLNPAKRGTLEQIMKDRWINAGSEEDELKPFVEPEQDIADQKRIDVMVGMGFSPEEIQESLAKMKYDEITATYLLLGRKSSELEPSVSTSSSNLSLAKPRPTSELNGQSPSHLKVQRSASSNQKQRRYSDQVGQNVPPGSGHPKRSQTSTAENNIKEEGGRSVPGGRCVPPPSPLMGNANNPNNADIPNGRKGVTTVPNNNTGSDGMTRRNTYVCSDRNAMDCLSVIPNGKENSVAVSPGQRNPVASTHSITSATTPDRLRFPRGTASRSTFHSGQLKERRTATYNGPPASPTLSQDTAPLSQTRSRGSSNLFSKLTSKLTRSRHVPGDQKGESKDSEPRSLRFTWSMRTTSSMEPCDIMREIRKVLEANNCDYEQQECFLLLCVHGDAQNLVQWVMEVCKLPRLSLNGVRFKRISGSSIAFKNIASKVANELKL